GACCGCCATGCTGAAATAGCGGTTGGCCCGCGGCCGGTCGCCTTCGCCCAGGGTCTTGGAGACCAGGGCCGCGCCGCCCGTGCCCACCATCAGGCCCAGCGCGCCGACAAGGCCGAGCGCGGGCCAGATGAGGTTGAGCGCGGCAAAGGCCGTGGTGCCGACAAGGTTGGAGACAAACAGGCCGTCCACGATGCTGTAGAAGCTGATCAGCACCATCATCCCGATCAGGGGGAGCGAAGAGAGGATCAGCCGCCTGTAGCCGTAATGTCCGTCCAGTTTGAATTCCATACGAAACGCAAAGATACAACAAAAAATCCGGGCGCCCGAAGGCTCCCGGATTGGTCGGATAAAAGTCGCTTGTGCGCTATGCCTTCTGCTTCTGCGGATCCTTGAAGAGGATGGCGAAGAGGACGCCGACCACCAGCGAATAGATGGCGAAAATGTACCAGGCGGTGCTCCAGGAAGGCTCAGCGGCGTTGTAGACGAAGTGGTTGACCACGCGTCCGGCCGCCCAGGTGCCGATCGAGGCGCCGAGGCCGTTGGTCATCAGCATGAAGAGGCCCTGCGCAGAGGAGCGGATGCCCTTGTCGGTGTTCTCGTTGACGAACAGCGAACCGGAGATGTTGAAGAAGTCGAACGCCACGCCGTAGACGATGCAGCTGAGGACGAACATCCACACGCCGCTGCCGGGGTTGCCGGCGCCGAAGAAGCCGAAGCGGAACACCCACGCGAACATCGCGATGAGCATCACCTTCTTGATGCCGAATTTCTTCATGAAGAAGGGAATCAGCAGGATGCAGAGGGTCTCGGACACCTGGCTCAGGGAGATCAGCGCGTTGGCGTTGTTGGCACCCCAGGCGTTGGCGAAGAGGGGATTGTCCTGGAAGGAGGTGATGAAGGTGTTGGCATAGCCGTTGGTGATCTGCAGGGAAGCGCCGAGCAGCATCGAGAAGATGAAGAACACGGCGAACTGGCGGTCCTTGAAGAGGCGGAAGGCCGACAGGCCCGTGGCCTCGGCGAAGGACTGCGTGCCGGCGGTTTTGGGCTTGCACGGACAGTCAGGCAGCGTCAGCGCATAAAGGCAGAGGGCCAGGCTGAGGATGCCGGACACGAAGAACTGGTTGTAGGTGTGCTGGAACTGCACGCCGTCGGCGCCCTTGACGAAGTTGACGAAGAGCATCGTGAGGATGAAGCCGATGGTGCCGAACACGCGGATCGGCGGGAAGGCCTTGACCGGGTCCTTGCCGTTCTTCTCCAGGGCGTTGTAGGCCACGGAGTTGGAGATGGCGATGGTCGGCATGAAGAAGGCGATGCTCAGCGTATACAGGGCATAGAAGGTGCCGAACTGGATATTGGCGCCGGCGCTCATCGCATACCAGCCGGCGGCGAGCATCGACAGGCCGGCGACGCCCTGGCAGAGGGACAGGACCTTCTGCGCCGGGATCCACTTGTCGGCGACGATGCCCATCAGGGCAGGCATGAAGATGGAGACGAAACCTTGCGTGGCGAAGAAAAGCCAGATCTGCGGGCCAAAGCCGGAACGGGCGAGGAAACTGCCCATGGAAGTCAAGTAGGCACCCCAGGCGGCGAATTCCAGAAAATTCATCAGGATCAGCCGCAGGCCGATGTTTGATTTGTTCATATAAGGTCGGTTTATTAGTCTTTGCATCGACAAAAATACAAGTTTTTCGCCGGATTTCACTATCTTTGAAAGATGAAATTTACGAAGACTGCGGCCGATCCCCGCTCCGCCGCCCGTGCGGGCGTCCTGGAGACGGACCACGGCCAGATCCATACCCCTATATTCATGCCGGTCGGGACCGTCGGTTCCGTCAAGGGCGTCCATCACCGCGACCTGCGCGAAGACATCCGCGCGGAGATCATCCTCGGCAACACCTACCACCTCTACCTCCGTCCCGGCCTGGACACGCTCCGCGCCGCCGGCGGCCTGCACAGGTTCGAGTCGTGGGAGCGCCCCATCCTCACGGACAGCGGCGGCTTCCAGGT
This Bacteroidales bacterium WCE2004 DNA region includes the following protein-coding sequences:
- a CDS encoding MFS transporter, NHS family, xanthosine permease, encoding MNKSNIGLRLILMNFLEFAAWGAYLTSMGSFLARSGFGPQIWLFFATQGFVSIFMPALMGIVADKWIPAQKVLSLCQGVAGLSMLAAGWYAMSAGANIQFGTFYALYTLSIAFFMPTIAISNSVAYNALEKNGKDPVKAFPPIRVFGTIGFILTMLFVNFVKGADGVQFQHTYNQFFVSGILSLALCLYALTLPDCPCKPKTAGTQSFAEATGLSAFRLFKDRQFAVFFIFSMLLGASLQITNGYANTFITSFQDNPLFANAWGANNANALISLSQVSETLCILLIPFFMKKFGIKKVMLIAMFAWVFRFGFFGAGNPGSGVWMFVLSCIVYGVAFDFFNISGSLFVNENTDKGIRSSAQGLFMLMTNGLGASIGTWAAGRVVNHFVYNAAEPSWSTAWYIFAIYSLVVGVLFAILFKDPQKQKA